One window of Akkermansia biwaensis genomic DNA carries:
- a CDS encoding NuoI/complex I 23 kDa subunit family protein, whose amino-acid sequence MAFKTIKRPKISLGERFYLQSILGGLWITIKHLALALAGKSRNKKELAGSGIGVTMQYPEFRWDKHLPPYYRGYPVLVKGEDGRERCVSCQLCEFICPARAITITPGTVKEGDWDKVEKAPKEFEIDMLRCIYCGMCEEACPEQAIFMSQDYLLTPTDRTQSIHNKARLYELGGTRKGLVNKWNQYK is encoded by the coding sequence ATGGCCTTCAAAACGATCAAGCGCCCGAAGATTTCCCTCGGAGAGCGGTTCTACTTGCAATCCATCCTGGGCGGTCTGTGGATCACCATCAAGCACCTGGCCCTGGCTCTGGCGGGCAAGTCCCGCAACAAGAAGGAACTGGCCGGCTCCGGAATCGGCGTCACCATGCAGTACCCGGAATTCCGCTGGGACAAGCACCTGCCTCCCTATTACCGCGGCTATCCCGTGCTGGTGAAGGGCGAGGACGGACGCGAACGCTGCGTCTCCTGCCAGCTCTGCGAATTCATCTGCCCCGCCCGCGCCATCACCATCACGCCCGGCACCGTCAAGGAAGGCGACTGGGACAAGGTGGAAAAAGCCCCCAAGGAATTCGAGATCGACATGCTCCGCTGCATCTACTGCGGCATGTGCGAGGAAGCCTGCCCGGAACAAGCCATCTTCATGAGCCAGGACTACCTGCTCACCCCTACGGACCGGACGCAGTCCATCCACAACAAGGCCAGGCTCTACGAACTGGGCGGCACCCGCAAGGGGCTGGTCAACAAGTGGAACCAATACAAATAA
- a CDS encoding complex I subunit 1/NuoH family protein gives MIDSILTFCDEVLSNPIWFYVITLLIKIVICFAITILFIPICVYIERRVAAWIQDRVGPNRAGIPLSIFRRFGMKSDLPFKKTLDYFGLPHDGKIANLCRFFRLDRDIPIFGLVQPMVDGGKLFLKQDFTPPFVRRVYFWIAPMLVLAPPLMTAAVIPFAGDLHTSYGNVNMAVANLSVGPLWVFAISSLSVYGLVLAGWSSNSKFPFLGGVRSSAQMISYEISMGLSIIPVLMIYSTLDLSNIVEYQAANGWLLLPVWGEGLSWQRWILLVPVAISFLIFLTSIFAEANRTPFDMSECETDLVGGYHTEYSSMKFAQFFMGEYAAMVVGSSLVITLFLGGWSIGFGLDGWLNEHVANWVAVLCQLVAYVLKLLFFAFFFVWVRWTLPRFRYDQVMKLGWMVFFELAVINIFITAAILYFVK, from the coding sequence ATGATTGATTCGATTCTAACCTTCTGCGACGAGGTGCTCAGCAACCCCATCTGGTTCTACGTCATCACCCTGCTGATCAAGATCGTCATCTGCTTTGCCATCACCATCCTGTTCATTCCGATCTGCGTGTACATTGAACGCCGGGTGGCCGCCTGGATCCAGGACCGCGTGGGCCCCAACCGCGCCGGCATCCCGCTGAGCATCTTCCGCCGCTTCGGCATGAAGTCCGACCTGCCGTTCAAGAAGACGCTGGACTACTTCGGCCTGCCTCACGACGGCAAGATCGCCAACCTGTGCCGCTTCTTCCGCCTGGACCGGGACATTCCCATCTTCGGCCTCGTCCAGCCCATGGTGGACGGCGGCAAGCTGTTCCTGAAACAGGACTTCACGCCGCCCTTCGTGCGCCGCGTCTATTTCTGGATCGCCCCGATGCTGGTGCTTGCCCCGCCGCTGATGACGGCCGCCGTCATCCCCTTTGCCGGAGACCTGCACACCTCCTACGGCAATGTGAACATGGCCGTGGCCAACCTGAGCGTGGGGCCGCTGTGGGTGTTCGCCATCTCCTCACTTTCCGTGTACGGTCTGGTGCTGGCGGGCTGGTCCTCCAACTCCAAGTTCCCGTTCCTGGGCGGCGTGCGCTCCTCCGCGCAGATGATCTCCTATGAAATCAGCATGGGGCTGTCCATCATCCCCGTTCTGATGATTTACAGCACGCTGGACCTGTCCAACATCGTGGAATACCAGGCGGCCAACGGCTGGCTGCTGCTTCCCGTGTGGGGAGAGGGCCTGAGCTGGCAGCGCTGGATTCTCCTGGTGCCCGTGGCCATCAGCTTCCTCATCTTCCTGACTTCCATCTTCGCGGAAGCCAACCGCACCCCCTTCGACATGTCCGAATGCGAGACGGACCTCGTGGGCGGCTACCACACGGAATACTCTTCCATGAAGTTCGCGCAGTTCTTCATGGGCGAATACGCCGCCATGGTGGTGGGCTCCTCCCTGGTCATCACGCTCTTCCTAGGCGGCTGGTCCATCGGCTTCGGCCTGGACGGCTGGCTGAACGAACACGTCGCCAACTGGGTGGCGGTGCTCTGCCAGCTGGTCGCCTACGTGCTCAAGCTCCTCTTCTTCGCCTTCTTCTTCGTCTGGGTGCGCTGGACGCTGCCCCGCTTCCGCTATGACCAGGTGATGAAGCTCGGCTGGATGGTCTTCTTTGAACTGGCCGTCATCAACATCTTCATCACGGCCGCCATCCTGTACTTCGTCAAGTAA
- a CDS encoding NADH-quinone oxidoreductase subunit J family protein, which yields MNIFASDILFYVFGALAVILSLMVVFMRNPVSSAMMMALSFGATAAVMIGLGAHFLGILQILVYAGAIMVLFAFIIMLLNVKLETSPFRRPVSVAVGVIIAGLFLGQLIGIIYSLPGAKDCGRCPMASAEQAWNDLKIGQDGATEGNAGVACGLRASTSAFTDAEIDRQISNGQQQGNAESVQAPGATASGKHGVNGLPLDKIAICGQKQGNYAFSGNSIDRLLSLSIQPPRITLPPLSPKCSAHLYPEGTTIRAEIDNGEFPDTALLGRTLFDKYNRTLIIAGLALLVSSIGVVVLSRRPSGK from the coding sequence ATGAACATTTTTGCCAGTGACATACTCTTCTACGTCTTCGGGGCCCTGGCCGTGATCCTGTCCCTGATGGTCGTCTTCATGCGCAACCCCGTTTCCTCCGCCATGATGATGGCCCTCTCCTTCGGGGCGACGGCCGCCGTCATGATCGGTCTGGGCGCCCACTTCCTGGGCATTCTGCAAATCCTCGTGTACGCCGGGGCTATCATGGTTCTCTTCGCGTTCATCATCATGCTGCTGAACGTAAAGCTGGAAACCTCCCCCTTCCGGCGGCCCGTTTCCGTCGCCGTGGGCGTCATCATCGCAGGGCTGTTCCTCGGCCAGCTCATCGGCATCATCTACTCCCTGCCCGGCGCCAAAGACTGCGGCCGCTGCCCGATGGCCAGCGCGGAACAGGCCTGGAACGATCTGAAGATCGGACAGGACGGCGCTACGGAAGGCAACGCCGGCGTGGCTTGCGGATTGCGCGCTTCAACTTCCGCTTTTACAGATGCTGAAATCGATCGCCAGATCAGCAACGGCCAGCAGCAAGGAAACGCGGAATCCGTCCAAGCTCCGGGAGCAACCGCATCCGGCAAGCACGGCGTCAACGGCCTTCCTCTCGACAAAATCGCCATCTGCGGACAGAAGCAAGGGAACTATGCCTTTTCCGGAAACTCCATTGACCGTTTATTGAGTTTATCTATCCAGCCCCCCCGGATCACCCTTCCTCCGCTTTCCCCCAAATGCTCCGCGCATCTTTATCCGGAAGGGACGACCATCCGGGCGGAGATCGACAACGGGGAATTCCCGGACACCGCCCTGCTGGGCCGCACCCTGTTTGACAAGTACAACCGCACGCTGATCATCGCGGGGCTGGCCCTGCTGGTGTCTTCCATCGGCGTCGTGGTCCTGAGCCGCCGACCCTCCGGCAAATAA
- a CDS encoding complex I subunit 4 family protein: protein MLIWLVLIPLIASALIGLCKAPARPTALLSATLTLALGIWALVSFDDCASCWSRFQGLDLQLTLAPAMAKVMLLLTILVTFATVLGTNPPKGGEASWYNSALLISAGATGAFLSNNIISFFAFHELALIPTFVMIGLYGRGDKRTTAWRATLYLGLASMVLLAALLMIGTQAGFTFSGLQDFIQSGQPLENAELIGALLIAGFGTLISLFPFHSWAAPAYASAPAPVAMMHAGVLKKFGLYGLFMFQPLMEAGFLPWTNILLVLLVCNVIWVGYVTVNQKRLDLLLGNSSVMHMGYIFLAFAALIVSGSAEANPWAVKGAALLMLAHGLSIALLFMLCGQIEKQTGTLEINSLGGLGTRLPRMAFVFGLAGMASIGLPGLANFPGEFMVFFSGFAGFENGFGPVQIATILCLWGLVIGAVYMLRAYRNIFQGDLSKAAAYATELLPAERAANYFLVITLVVFGFLPDLVLQFFS, encoded by the coding sequence ATGCTTATCTGGCTTGTTCTCATTCCTCTGATTGCCTCAGCCCTCATCGGTCTGTGCAAGGCGCCCGCGCGCCCGACGGCCCTGCTCAGCGCAACGCTGACGCTGGCCCTGGGCATCTGGGCCCTGGTTAGCTTTGACGACTGCGCTTCCTGCTGGTCCCGCTTCCAGGGGCTGGATCTTCAATTGACCCTGGCCCCCGCCATGGCCAAGGTGATGCTGCTGCTGACCATCCTGGTCACTTTCGCCACGGTGCTGGGCACCAATCCTCCCAAGGGAGGGGAAGCCTCCTGGTACAATTCCGCCCTGCTGATCTCCGCGGGCGCCACCGGGGCCTTCCTGTCCAACAACATTATTTCCTTCTTCGCCTTCCATGAACTGGCGCTGATCCCCACCTTCGTGATGATCGGCCTATACGGCAGGGGGGACAAGCGCACCACCGCCTGGCGCGCCACCCTGTACCTGGGGCTGGCCTCCATGGTGCTGCTCGCGGCCCTGCTGATGATCGGAACGCAGGCCGGGTTCACCTTCTCCGGCCTCCAGGACTTCATCCAGAGCGGACAGCCCCTGGAAAATGCGGAACTGATCGGCGCCCTGCTGATCGCCGGATTCGGCACCCTGATCTCCCTGTTCCCGTTCCATTCCTGGGCCGCCCCCGCCTATGCCTCCGCCCCCGCTCCGGTGGCGATGATGCACGCGGGCGTTCTGAAAAAATTCGGCCTGTACGGCCTGTTCATGTTCCAGCCCCTGATGGAAGCGGGCTTCCTGCCCTGGACGAACATCCTGCTCGTCCTGCTGGTGTGCAACGTGATCTGGGTGGGCTACGTGACGGTGAACCAGAAGCGGCTGGACCTGCTGCTGGGCAACTCCTCCGTGATGCACATGGGCTACATCTTCCTGGCCTTCGCCGCCCTGATCGTATCCGGTTCCGCGGAAGCCAACCCCTGGGCCGTGAAAGGCGCGGCCCTGCTGATGCTGGCCCACGGCCTTTCCATCGCCCTGCTCTTCATGCTCTGCGGCCAGATTGAAAAGCAGACCGGCACGCTGGAAATCAATTCCCTGGGCGGCCTGGGAACCAGGCTGCCCCGCATGGCCTTCGTCTTCGGCCTGGCGGGCATGGCCTCCATCGGCCTCCCCGGCCTGGCGAACTTCCCGGGCGAGTTCATGGTCTTCTTCTCCGGTTTCGCCGGGTTCGAGAACGGCTTCGGCCCCGTGCAGATCGCCACGATCCTCTGCCTGTGGGGCCTGGTCATCGGCGCCGTGTACATGCTGAGGGCCTACCGCAACATCTTCCAGGGCGACCTGTCCAAGGCCGCCGCCTACGCGACGGAACTGCTGCCCGCCGAACGCGCGGCCAACTACTTCCTGGTCATCACCCTGGTCGTCTTCGGCTTCCTGCCGGACCTGGTTCTCCAATTCTTCTCCTGA
- the nuoL gene encoding NADH-quinone oxidoreductase subunit L, with protein MLDIDIQYTWLLLFLPLVVAAFNWFFLTKRANVAALTSTFSCLVTFVLSLALLDKTGTDAFTWLSISSVFSIDLGFVLDPLSTRMMLVVTGIGLLVHIFSLGYMADDKAKARYFACLSLFMFSMTGIVLASNIAMTFIFWELVGLSSYLLIGHWYTRSAAADAAKKAFICNRVGDFGFLIGILTLWALTNTLNFSLMEMPAGISETLLNITVLCLFCGAVGKSAQFPLHVWLPDAMEGPTPVSALIHAATMVAAGVYMMVRVQLSIGVEAFPSLSCDVIAIIGAITAIIAAFMATQQNDIKRVLAYSTLSQLGYMVMALGLLAGEAAMFHLFTHAWFKALLFLGAGAIIFACHHEQDIWKMGGIMKRMKLTSLTFIIGTMALIAIPFTSGFFSKEAILEAALHKNPVFFWIGGGVALLTTFYMMRVIFVVFFGRERSHSAEHAREVGGVMLIPLLILAVLAVISGYGFIADRLVPFNGFAVADFHMGMPFYVSMGALVLGILLAAVFYAGSPASDKLSGNAVSRALVNRLYIDWFYDKVLVKGVQGILASIIDFIDQFIISGLIVGGLARLTAAVGSLLRRLQSGNMAAYTVLFGVGLLLVIYFTVFYSC; from the coding sequence ATGTTAGACATCGACATCCAATATACCTGGCTCCTGCTCTTTCTGCCCCTGGTCGTGGCGGCTTTCAACTGGTTTTTCCTGACAAAGCGCGCGAACGTGGCGGCCCTCACCTCCACCTTCTCCTGCCTGGTCACCTTCGTTCTTTCCCTGGCCCTGCTGGACAAGACCGGAACGGATGCCTTCACCTGGCTTTCCATTTCCAGCGTCTTCTCCATTGACCTCGGCTTCGTGCTGGACCCCCTCTCCACGCGCATGATGCTGGTGGTCACGGGCATCGGCCTGCTGGTGCATATCTTCTCCCTGGGATACATGGCGGACGACAAGGCCAAGGCCCGCTACTTCGCCTGCCTGAGTTTGTTCATGTTCTCCATGACGGGCATCGTCCTGGCCAGCAACATCGCCATGACCTTCATCTTCTGGGAGCTGGTGGGCCTTTCCTCCTACCTGCTCATCGGCCACTGGTACACCAGGTCCGCCGCCGCGGACGCCGCCAAGAAGGCCTTCATCTGCAACCGCGTGGGGGACTTCGGCTTCCTGATCGGCATCCTGACCCTCTGGGCGCTGACCAATACGCTCAATTTCAGCCTGATGGAAATGCCCGCCGGCATCAGTGAAACCCTGCTGAACATCACGGTGCTGTGCCTGTTCTGCGGCGCGGTGGGCAAGTCCGCCCAGTTCCCGCTGCACGTGTGGCTGCCGGATGCCATGGAAGGCCCCACCCCCGTTTCCGCCCTGATCCATGCCGCCACAATGGTCGCCGCCGGGGTGTACATGATGGTGCGCGTCCAGCTCTCCATCGGCGTGGAAGCGTTCCCCTCTCTCTCCTGCGACGTGATCGCCATCATCGGCGCTATCACGGCCATCATCGCCGCCTTCATGGCAACCCAGCAAAACGACATCAAGCGCGTGCTGGCCTATTCCACCCTGTCCCAGCTCGGGTACATGGTCATGGCCCTGGGCCTGCTGGCCGGGGAAGCGGCCATGTTCCACCTGTTCACCCACGCCTGGTTCAAGGCGCTGCTCTTCCTTGGCGCGGGCGCCATCATCTTCGCCTGCCACCATGAGCAGGACATCTGGAAGATGGGCGGCATCATGAAGCGCATGAAGCTGACCTCCCTGACCTTCATCATCGGCACCATGGCCCTGATCGCCATTCCGTTCACGTCCGGCTTCTTCTCCAAGGAAGCCATCCTGGAAGCCGCCCTGCACAAAAACCCGGTGTTCTTCTGGATCGGCGGCGGCGTGGCCCTGCTGACCACCTTCTACATGATGAGAGTCATCTTCGTGGTCTTCTTCGGCAGGGAACGCAGCCACAGCGCGGAACACGCGCGGGAAGTGGGCGGCGTCATGCTCATTCCCCTGCTGATCCTGGCCGTGCTCGCCGTCATCTCCGGCTACGGCTTTATCGCGGACAGGCTGGTTCCCTTCAACGGCTTTGCAGTAGCGGACTTCCACATGGGAATGCCCTTCTACGTATCCATGGGCGCCCTCGTCCTGGGCATTCTGCTGGCGGCCGTGTTTTATGCGGGCTCTCCGGCCTCCGACAAGCTCTCCGGCAACGCCGTCTCCCGCGCCCTCGTCAACCGGCTCTACATCGACTGGTTCTACGACAAGGTGCTCGTTAAAGGCGTGCAGGGCATTCTGGCCTCCATTATCGACTTCATCGACCAGTTCATCATTTCCGGCCTCATCGTGGGCGGCCTGGCCCGGCTGACCGCCGCCGTCGGCTCCCTGCTCCGCCGCCTGCAGTCCGGCAACATGGCCGCCTACACGGTTCTGTTCGGCGTCGGCCTGCTTCTGGTCATTTACTTCACCGTCTTCTATTCCTGCTAA
- the nuoF gene encoding NADH-quinone oxidoreductase subunit NuoF, producing MSITYLPGKEPHPRETRRILKNINREGWNTSIDCYLADGGYEELKKALGMEPKAVIDEVKKSGLRGRGGAGFPTGVKWTFIPPNNTKPVYLVCNCDESEPGTFKDRYIVHQDPHQLIEGMVISSYAVGAHLAYIYMREEFPIAAETMLKALQEARERGFLGKNILGSGYDLEIHLHRGAGAYICGEETALLNSLEGVRPYPRIKPPYFPAAIGLYGCPTIVNNVESLCQVKHVIAMGGEAYGQEGAKRSPGTRIIGVSGDVRRPGYYEIVSGSMTFGELLYDVCGGPREGREFKAVIPGGSSSKVMRTDVEYKTRNPDGTTGKISFFDIPLDLDSIAQYGSMSGSGAVIVMDDSRSMPWALNNINRFYAHESCGQCTPCREGCPWMMKLSTRILEGKGAPSDVDLLIQVANQIEGKTVCAFGEAASWPTQAMVSKFKEEFVALTDPFNACLPHSAEGREQRRYFIR from the coding sequence ATGAGCATTACCTATCTTCCCGGTAAAGAGCCCCACCCCAGGGAAACGCGCCGCATCCTTAAAAACATCAACCGCGAAGGGTGGAACACGTCCATTGACTGCTACCTGGCCGACGGCGGCTATGAAGAGTTGAAAAAGGCGCTCGGCATGGAGCCGAAGGCCGTCATTGACGAGGTGAAGAAATCCGGCCTGCGCGGCCGCGGCGGCGCGGGATTCCCCACCGGCGTGAAGTGGACCTTCATCCCGCCGAACAACACGAAGCCCGTCTATCTGGTCTGCAACTGCGACGAATCCGAACCCGGCACCTTCAAGGACCGCTACATCGTCCACCAGGACCCCCACCAGCTCATTGAGGGGATGGTCATTTCCAGCTACGCGGTGGGCGCCCACCTGGCGTACATCTACATGCGCGAGGAATTCCCCATTGCCGCGGAAACCATGCTCAAGGCCCTGCAGGAGGCGCGCGAACGCGGCTTCCTGGGCAAGAACATCCTGGGGTCCGGCTACGATCTGGAAATCCACCTGCACCGCGGCGCGGGCGCCTACATCTGCGGTGAGGAAACGGCCCTGCTCAACTCCCTGGAAGGCGTGCGCCCCTACCCCCGCATCAAGCCCCCCTACTTTCCGGCCGCCATCGGCCTGTACGGTTGCCCCACCATCGTGAACAACGTGGAATCCCTGTGTCAGGTAAAGCACGTCATCGCCATGGGCGGCGAAGCCTACGGACAGGAAGGCGCCAAACGCTCCCCCGGCACGCGCATCATCGGCGTCTCCGGCGACGTGCGGCGCCCCGGCTATTATGAAATCGTTTCCGGTTCCATGACCTTCGGCGAACTGCTGTACGACGTCTGCGGCGGCCCCCGTGAAGGCCGCGAATTCAAGGCTGTCATTCCCGGCGGCTCCTCCTCCAAGGTCATGCGCACGGACGTGGAGTACAAGACCCGGAATCCGGACGGCACCACGGGCAAAATCTCCTTCTTCGACATCCCGCTGGACCTGGACAGCATCGCCCAGTACGGCTCCATGTCCGGTTCCGGCGCGGTCATCGTCATGGACGACTCCCGCTCCATGCCCTGGGCGCTGAACAACATCAACCGCTTTTACGCCCACGAATCCTGCGGCCAGTGCACCCCGTGCCGCGAAGGATGCCCGTGGATGATGAAGCTCAGCACGCGCATTCTGGAAGGCAAGGGCGCCCCCTCGGACGTGGACCTCCTCATCCAGGTAGCCAACCAGATTGAAGGCAAGACGGTCTGCGCCTTTGGGGAAGCCGCCTCCTGGCCCACCCAGGCCATGGTCTCCAAGTTCAAGGAGGAATTCGTGGCCCTGACGGATCCTTTCAACGCCTGCCTGCCCCATTCTGCGGAAGGCAGGGAGCAGCGCCGCTATTTCATCCGGTAA
- the nuoK gene encoding NADH-quinone oxidoreductase subunit NuoK, whose amino-acid sequence MIPLTHYLILSGILFAIGLVGVIVRRDIIVIFMCLEMMLSAANLSLVAFSRAQGSMGLPNYDGQSLSIFVLTIAAAEVAIGLALIVSLYRARRTASTQDLHTLKD is encoded by the coding sequence ATGATACCTCTTACGCATTATCTGATCCTCTCCGGCATTCTGTTTGCCATCGGCCTGGTGGGGGTGATCGTCCGGCGCGACATCATCGTCATTTTCATGTGCCTGGAAATGATGCTCAGCGCGGCCAACCTTTCCCTGGTGGCCTTCTCCCGGGCCCAGGGCTCCATGGGACTGCCCAACTATGACGGCCAGTCCCTGTCCATCTTCGTCCTGACCATCGCCGCGGCGGAAGTGGCCATCGGCCTGGCCCTGATCGTTTCCCTGTACCGCGCGCGGCGCACGGCCAGCACCCAGGACCTTCATACGCTGAAAGACTAA
- a CDS encoding molybdopterin-dependent oxidoreductase yields MSEEAYKLPKDAAAAEGKVNVQINGTWYRFPRGTRIADACRSVGVPIPCFCYHPKLAVVGSCRMCLVEQGMPPRLAPGQTPSYDEQGFQPIQWMPRPIISCANTVAENMGVRTDSPLAAEARRGVLEFLLTSHPLDCPICDQAGECKLQEYSNDYGQIEGRYEEKKTKKGKNLSIGPRVNLDQERCVLCGRCVRFMRDIMHDEVLTMSQRGTYNAITVYPGRELDSNYSLNTVDLCPVGALTSKDFRFKMRVWFLKETKTIDVDCGTGTNITLWTREDRVYRITPRPNDAVNSCWMPDSHRLNYKYINSPQRIPQPVIRTDAGAPHRPATWEPALASAAEAFKRISPDKIAIIASGRMTNEELYMVRHLAAQIGTDKMDIVPRTGESDGMLISADRNPNTNGAKLVLGIEPGSRLDAIREGVRNGSVKAVLALGEDLTAPEAGFTPEDLKKLDYLFMIAHSANETGRHADLVLPGVTYAEKFGTMINVAGRIQRLNRAIRPVGYSRDDWQILRDITVALGGNPALKDFSSALDILTVMSTEYEELNGLTWGSIGDGGRPILETGVTIPVVERERNQSR; encoded by the coding sequence ATGAGCGAAGAAGCTTACAAACTCCCCAAAGACGCCGCTGCCGCGGAAGGCAAGGTGAACGTCCAGATCAACGGCACGTGGTACCGTTTCCCGCGCGGCACCAGGATTGCAGACGCCTGCCGTTCCGTGGGCGTGCCGATTCCCTGCTTCTGCTACCATCCCAAGCTGGCCGTCGTCGGCTCCTGCCGCATGTGCCTGGTGGAACAGGGCATGCCTCCCAGGCTGGCTCCGGGGCAGACTCCCTCCTACGACGAACAGGGTTTCCAGCCCATCCAGTGGATGCCCCGCCCCATCATCTCCTGCGCGAACACGGTGGCGGAAAACATGGGCGTACGCACGGACAGCCCGCTGGCGGCCGAAGCGCGCCGCGGCGTGCTGGAATTCCTGCTCACCAGCCATCCGCTGGACTGCCCCATCTGCGACCAGGCCGGAGAATGCAAGCTTCAGGAATACTCCAACGACTACGGCCAGATTGAAGGCCGCTACGAGGAAAAGAAAACCAAGAAGGGCAAGAACCTCAGCATCGGCCCGCGCGTCAACCTGGACCAGGAACGCTGCGTGCTCTGCGGCCGCTGCGTGCGCTTCATGCGCGACATCATGCACGACGAAGTGCTCACGATGTCCCAGCGCGGCACGTACAACGCCATCACGGTCTATCCCGGCCGGGAACTGGACAGCAACTATTCTCTGAACACCGTGGACCTTTGCCCGGTGGGCGCCCTGACCTCCAAGGACTTCCGCTTCAAGATGCGCGTTTGGTTCCTGAAGGAGACCAAGACCATTGACGTGGACTGCGGCACCGGCACCAACATCACCCTGTGGACCAGGGAAGACCGGGTGTACCGCATCACCCCGCGCCCGAACGACGCCGTGAACTCCTGCTGGATGCCGGACTCCCACCGACTGAATTACAAATACATCAATTCTCCCCAGCGCATCCCGCAGCCCGTGATCCGCACGGACGCCGGAGCTCCCCACCGCCCGGCCACCTGGGAACCGGCCCTGGCTTCCGCCGCAGAAGCCTTCAAGCGCATTTCCCCGGACAAAATCGCGATCATCGCCTCCGGACGGATGACCAATGAAGAACTTTACATGGTGCGCCACCTGGCCGCCCAGATCGGCACGGACAAGATGGACATCGTACCCCGCACGGGGGAAAGCGACGGAATGCTGATTTCCGCGGACCGCAACCCGAACACGAACGGCGCGAAGCTGGTTCTGGGCATCGAACCCGGTTCCAGACTGGACGCCATCCGGGAAGGGGTGCGCAACGGCTCCGTCAAGGCCGTCCTCGCTCTGGGGGAAGACCTCACCGCTCCGGAAGCCGGATTCACGCCGGAAGACCTCAAGAAGCTGGATTACCTCTTCATGATCGCCCACAGCGCCAATGAAACGGGCCGCCATGCGGACCTGGTGCTCCCCGGCGTCACCTATGCCGAAAAATTCGGAACCATGATCAATGTGGCGGGCCGCATCCAGCGCCTGAACCGCGCCATCCGGCCCGTGGGCTATTCCCGCGACGACTGGCAGATACTGAGGGACATCACCGTGGCCCTGGGCGGCAATCCCGCCCTGAAGGACTTCTCCTCCGCCCTGGATATCCTGACGGTCATGAGCACCGAATACGAGGAGCTGAACGGCCTTACCTGGGGTTCCATCGGAGACGGCGGCCGGCCCATTCTGGAAACGGGCGTCACCATTCCCGTGGTGGAACGCGAAAGGAACCAGTCCCGCTAA